The following are encoded in a window of Ruficoccus amylovorans genomic DNA:
- a CDS encoding sensor histidine kinase, with amino-acid sequence MPFSAASESPVDKNPGLSLLINLRWLALGGQVGLCIFSQLALGMLLPWRVLLPCMGVTALTNAAAVLLKKRGIARGQSLCAGLLTLDTLTLTVMLYWTGGSHNPFAIFYLLHIAIATILLSYSMAWASVLLCAGCYALLFRSPHIIPSLSGHEFCGSMDFHLHGMLLSLVLVGMGIVFFVGRLRIMLARREAQLKEAHMRSVRNERFAALATLAAGVAHELATPLGTIALVSEDLAQQAGDGCRSTGCMKDAALIGSEVERCRVVLEKLRLQTTEGAGDPFLELAIGEIPSLLTPYLKPEHLRQLHFKNQCLSRSVRLPQTALLQSLAVLVKNACQADINHKGVLLIVSEAEGKIRFMVEDEGRGMPADVVERLGEPFFTTKAPGEGMGLGLFLVRMFVERINGDLQVDSTVGRGTRVTLVIPRHESGSDENTSD; translated from the coding sequence ATGCCTTTTTCCGCTGCCAGCGAGAGTCCAGTCGATAAAAACCCCGGGCTGAGCCTGCTGATCAACCTGCGTTGGCTGGCTCTGGGCGGGCAGGTCGGGCTGTGTATCTTTTCCCAATTGGCCCTCGGGATGTTGCTGCCCTGGCGAGTGTTGCTGCCCTGCATGGGTGTGACCGCATTGACAAACGCGGCGGCGGTGCTCCTCAAAAAACGGGGCATCGCCCGGGGGCAAAGCTTGTGCGCGGGCCTGCTTACGCTCGATACACTGACGCTTACAGTAATGCTCTACTGGACGGGCGGCTCGCATAATCCTTTCGCGATTTTTTACCTGCTGCACATCGCCATCGCGACCATTCTGCTGTCGTACTCGATGGCGTGGGCCTCGGTGCTACTGTGCGCGGGGTGTTACGCGTTGCTGTTTCGCTCGCCGCACATCATTCCGAGTCTGTCCGGGCACGAGTTCTGCGGGTCGATGGACTTCCATCTGCACGGCATGCTGCTGTCGCTGGTTCTCGTGGGGATGGGCATCGTGTTTTTCGTCGGGAGGCTCAGGATCATGCTGGCCCGGCGCGAGGCCCAACTCAAGGAAGCGCATATGCGCAGCGTGCGTAACGAGCGTTTCGCGGCGCTGGCCACACTCGCTGCGGGCGTTGCGCACGAGCTGGCAACACCGCTGGGGACGATTGCCCTGGTCAGCGAAGATCTGGCTCAGCAGGCCGGGGACGGCTGCAGGAGCACCGGCTGCATGAAAGACGCGGCGCTGATCGGCTCCGAAGTCGAACGCTGCCGGGTGGTGTTGGAAAAACTCCGCCTGCAAACGACCGAGGGCGCGGGCGACCCGTTTCTGGAATTGGCCATCGGGGAGATACCCTCGCTGCTGACGCCTTACCTGAAGCCCGAGCACCTGCGGCAGTTGCATTTCAAAAATCAGTGCCTGAGCCGTTCGGTCCGCCTCCCGCAGACGGCGTTGCTTCAGTCGCTGGCTGTGCTGGTCAAAAACGCCTGCCAGGCGGACATCAACCACAAGGGGGTTTTGCTGATTGTTTCTGAGGCAGAGGGTAAAATTCGCTTCATGGTGGAAGACGAGGGCAGGGGAATGCCCGCCGATGTGGTTGAGCGGTTGGGGGAGCCGTTTTTCACGACCAAGGCACCGGGTGAAGGCATGGGGCTGGGACTTTTTCTTGTCAGGATGTTCGTCGAGCGTATCAATGGCGACTTGCAGGTAGACTCTACAGTGGGCCGTGGAACGCGGGTGACGCTTGTGATTCCCCGGCACGAATCAGGCAGCGATGAAAATACTTCTGATTGA
- a CDS encoding response regulator transcription factor, with protein sequence MKILLIDDDATFRERLALSLRRRGHEVWTADDGDALGQAGDVSPDGVLLDLRMPGEGGLALIPQLRELCAHARIIMLTGYGSIATAMEAIRQGAADYLTKPASLQQILTALEGRPQEAEEETPSLDRVEWEHLQRVLADCDNNISKTARVLGIDRRSLQRKLAKYAPSR encoded by the coding sequence ATGAAAATACTTCTGATTGACGACGACGCGACGTTCCGCGAGCGCCTGGCACTCTCGCTGCGCCGGAGGGGGCACGAGGTGTGGACGGCGGACGATGGCGATGCGCTCGGGCAGGCCGGGGACGTTTCGCCCGACGGGGTGCTGCTGGACCTGCGCATGCCCGGCGAGGGGGGACTGGCCCTCATTCCGCAGTTGCGGGAGCTCTGTGCGCATGCGCGCATCATCATGCTCACAGGATATGGCAGCATTGCCACGGCGATGGAAGCCATCCGCCAGGGCGCGGCGGATTACCTGACCAAGCCCGCGAGCCTTCAGCAGATTTTAACGGCGCTCGAAGGCCGTCCGCAGGAGGCGGAGGAAGAGACGCCCAGTCTCGACCGCGTGGAGTGGGAACACCTCCAGCGCGTGCTCGCCGACTGTGACAACAATATCAGCAAGACCGCCCGGGTTCTCGGTATCGACCGACGCTCGCTCCAGCGCAAGCTGGCGAAGTACGCGCCATCGCGTTGA
- a CDS encoding PEP-CTERM sorting domain-containing protein: protein MYVINSFLSVLINCLRGLTHGRRRRVVGAAFLACAACCALPGGRAGELSNIPINGMYMAYFNLDTETGALSWTNEAGYNDNQVLKPLAVTNPGDYFASGSGWASLLNPPAQGGQGAAFSRLFGFSLSGDLRTYLESNDYSIAIQLDSITYGSGALAGEDAGNTSVYYFNAGSDDWGTANAAKEEWSELTGSTYLIWNGQSFSNMVHVPVITTDTFSSEYLLSYTLSIVYNMPEDGVNATVVNSVTTVDGITPLTISYSAYSQVPEPATYAMLGGVVALACAALMRRLSAKS from the coding sequence ATGTACGTTATTAATTCCTTTCTCTCTGTACTCATCAACTGCCTGCGGGGTCTCACGCACGGACGCCGCCGGCGCGTAGTGGGGGCCGCTTTCTTGGCTTGCGCCGCCTGTTGCGCGCTTCCGGGGGGCCGGGCGGGTGAGCTTTCCAATATCCCTATCAACGGAATGTACATGGCCTATTTCAACCTCGATACCGAAACGGGCGCATTGAGCTGGACGAACGAAGCGGGTTATAACGACAATCAGGTGTTGAAGCCGCTTGCCGTCACCAATCCGGGAGACTATTTCGCCAGCGGCAGCGGGTGGGCCTCACTGCTCAATCCGCCCGCGCAGGGCGGCCAGGGGGCGGCCTTTAGCCGTCTGTTCGGGTTCAGCCTGTCGGGCGACCTGCGGACCTACCTGGAGAGCAACGACTACTCGATTGCCATCCAGTTGGATTCGATCACCTACGGCAGCGGGGCGCTCGCCGGGGAGGATGCGGGCAACACCAGCGTGTACTACTTTAACGCCGGCAGCGACGACTGGGGGACCGCCAATGCCGCCAAGGAGGAGTGGAGCGAGTTGACCGGCTCCACTTACCTGATCTGGAACGGACAGAGCTTTTCCAACATGGTGCATGTCCCGGTCATCACGACGGATACCTTTTCGTCCGAGTACTTGCTCAGCTATACGCTTTCGATCGTTTACAACATGCCGGAGGACGGTGTGAACGCCACCGTGGTCAACTCCGTCACCACGGTTGATGGCATAACTCCGCTGACCATCAGCTACTCCGCCTACAGCCAGGTCCCCGAGCCCGCGACCTACGCGATGCTGGGCGGGGTGGTTGCGCTGGCTTGCGCCGCTTTGATGCGCCGCCTATCCGCGAAATCATAA
- a CDS encoding prepilin-type N-terminal cleavage/methylation domain-containing protein, with protein MRRGFTLLELLVGLSIVTILGTVVFAVSADVRENAQTIGCTARLRALSQAVLAYSVDHQGYFPRSGHSGSSWAAAVAPYLGERELANPLDYRGLAAFSCPVQEADGTSETTWGYGLNVFFELSSQMRYTPAGLPILGSRDTYTGAPATWNRPSDVPHPERTILLAENPHAVADHFMAHQWRVQGAVYSAVAHDRHGGRANYAFVDGRVQTMKAGDTFDPATDTNLWNPSLAR; from the coding sequence ATGAGGCGCGGCTTTACGCTTTTGGAACTGCTGGTCGGGTTGAGCATTGTGACGATTCTCGGGACCGTGGTTTTCGCGGTCAGCGCCGATGTGCGTGAGAACGCCCAGACCATTGGTTGCACCGCCCGCCTGCGCGCACTCAGTCAGGCGGTCCTGGCCTACTCGGTGGACCATCAGGGGTATTTTCCGCGCAGCGGCCACTCGGGCAGTTCATGGGCGGCGGCTGTCGCTCCCTACCTGGGTGAACGGGAATTGGCCAACCCTCTGGACTACCGGGGGCTGGCGGCTTTCTCCTGTCCGGTGCAGGAGGCAGACGGTACCAGTGAAACGACCTGGGGCTACGGTCTGAATGTCTTTTTCGAACTCAGTTCGCAGATGCGTTACACCCCGGCGGGGCTTCCCATACTCGGGAGCCGCGATACCTACACCGGAGCTCCTGCCACCTGGAACCGCCCGTCCGACGTTCCGCACCCGGAGCGTACGATCCTGCTGGCGGAAAACCCGCACGCCGTCGCCGATCACTTTATGGCGCACCAGTGGCGTGTGCAGGGCGCGGTGTACTCCGCCGTGGCCCATGACCGTCATGGGGGGCGGGCTAATTACGCATTCGTTGACGGACGCGTCCAGACGATGAAAGCGGGAGATACTTTTGATCCCGCGACGGACACCAATTTGTGGAATCCCTCCCTGGCGAGGTGA
- a CDS encoding sugar porter family MFS transporter: MTKPGNALLHFSLVASLGGFLFGFDTVVISGAEQSIQKIWSLSSASHGLAMSMALWGTVLGSLMGYWPTDRYGRRNTLLGIGILYVVSAIGSALAMDPVTFMVARFIGGVGVGISTVAAPLYISEIAPADKRGRLTGLFQFNIVGGILIAYISNALIGGTGADDWRWMMGVEVFPALLFTALCFTLPESPRWLAGKRGDRAGALRTFQLTQPGLSREELEAKVDEISALAHTPLLTSKFFSRQLLSPISLAFLVAFFNQLSGINAILYFAPRIFEMTGLGAHTALFQSIGIGVINLIFTFLGIRLIDRLGRRTLLYLGCFGYIASLSICSWAFFSENYKIVPLCIFAFIAAHAIGQGTVIWVLISEIFPNRYRAAGQTLGSFTHWFFAAALTMVFPLMVANIRPGFIFLFFCFMMILQLLWVIFKVPETKGLSLEEIEKNLERS; the protein is encoded by the coding sequence ATGACCAAGCCCGGAAACGCCTTGTTGCATTTCTCACTCGTCGCCTCACTTGGCGGTTTTCTTTTCGGATTCGACACAGTTGTCATATCCGGCGCAGAGCAGAGCATCCAGAAGATTTGGAGTCTGAGCTCCGCCTCGCACGGCCTGGCGATGAGCATGGCTCTGTGGGGCACAGTGCTCGGATCGCTCATGGGCTACTGGCCGACGGACCGCTACGGACGCCGCAATACCCTGCTGGGCATCGGCATCCTCTATGTGGTTTCGGCCATCGGCTCCGCCCTGGCGATGGACCCCGTCACCTTCATGGTGGCCCGCTTCATCGGCGGGGTCGGTGTGGGGATTTCCACCGTCGCCGCCCCCCTTTACATCAGTGAAATCGCCCCGGCGGATAAACGCGGGCGGTTGACCGGACTTTTCCAGTTCAATATCGTGGGCGGGATTCTGATCGCCTACATATCCAACGCCCTGATTGGCGGCACCGGCGCCGATGACTGGCGCTGGATGATGGGCGTGGAAGTCTTTCCGGCCCTGCTGTTCACCGCGCTGTGCTTCACGCTGCCGGAGAGTCCGCGCTGGCTGGCAGGGAAACGCGGAGACCGGGCCGGCGCCCTCCGGACCTTCCAACTGACCCAGCCCGGGCTCAGCCGCGAAGAGCTGGAGGCCAAGGTCGATGAAATCTCCGCCCTGGCGCATACGCCGCTGCTGACCTCGAAGTTTTTCTCCCGGCAGTTGCTCTCGCCCATCAGCCTGGCCTTTCTGGTGGCCTTTTTTAACCAGCTATCGGGCATCAACGCTATTCTCTATTTCGCACCCCGCATCTTCGAGATGACCGGGCTGGGCGCGCATACCGCGCTTTTCCAGTCGATCGGCATCGGCGTCATCAACCTTATTTTCACCTTCCTCGGTATCCGGCTGATCGACCGCCTGGGGCGGCGGACCCTGCTCTACCTCGGCTGCTTTGGCTACATCGCCTCGCTGTCGATCTGCTCGTGGGCGTTCTTCTCGGAGAACTATAAAATCGTCCCGCTGTGCATCTTCGCCTTCATCGCAGCGCACGCCATCGGCCAGGGAACCGTCATCTGGGTCTTGATCTCGGAAATATTCCCAAACCGCTACCGCGCCGCAGGACAGACGCTGGGGAGCTTCACACACTGGTTTTTCGCCGCTGCGCTGACCATGGTTTTCCCGCTCATGGTGGCCAACATCCGCCCCGGCTTCATCTTCCTGTTTTTCTGCTTCATGATGATCCTGCAACTGCTCTGGGTCATCTTTAAGGTTCCCGAAACCAAGGGCCTCTCTCTGGAGGAAATCGAAAAGAACCTGGAGCGATCATAG
- a CDS encoding GntR family transcriptional regulator has translation MTSFEADSTVAANGSAPRPNALSKYEVIYQELQNKILSGTYAVGDRLPSESALVRMYGVSRPTAAKALQELVVSGLIERKAGSGSFVSDKKRTKASERTVPQLGLLMPGLENTEIFEMISGQLASLARNRDYTLVWGGLHGSYGKLNNPEPENTFKLCRQLIERKVNGVFFAPFECSKSKEEINRKVLDELSQAGITVVLLDRDVHAFPRRSNWDLVGIDNLAAGYMMADHLLKLGCRKLCFFTRPYAAPTVDARIAGIREALLRHGVRPEAKWVIEGNPEDPAVIADMMAGNRWDACICGNDRTAAQVLQSLMRRGVRVPGDIRLAGFDDVKYATLIAVPLTTVYQPCDEIATLAFEAMLRRMDNPLAPACSFVATPRLVVRESCGTYTATDRGPA, from the coding sequence ATGACAAGTTTTGAGGCTGATAGCACGGTTGCGGCCAATGGTTCCGCGCCACGACCAAATGCGCTTTCCAAGTATGAAGTTATTTATCAAGAGCTTCAGAATAAGATATTATCTGGCACCTACGCCGTTGGCGACCGGCTTCCCAGCGAATCGGCGCTGGTCCGTATGTATGGCGTATCTCGGCCTACGGCTGCCAAGGCCTTGCAGGAACTTGTCGTTTCAGGATTGATCGAACGCAAGGCCGGTTCGGGCTCATTTGTCAGTGACAAGAAGCGGACGAAAGCGAGCGAGCGCACAGTCCCCCAACTCGGGCTTCTGATGCCCGGGCTGGAGAATACCGAGATCTTCGAAATGATCAGCGGGCAGTTGGCCAGTTTGGCTAGAAACAGGGACTACACGCTGGTCTGGGGAGGGCTTCATGGCAGCTACGGCAAGCTGAATAATCCAGAGCCTGAAAATACCTTTAAGCTGTGCCGCCAATTGATCGAGCGCAAGGTCAACGGGGTCTTTTTCGCACCGTTCGAGTGTTCGAAATCGAAGGAGGAGATTAACCGGAAAGTGCTCGATGAGCTCTCGCAGGCGGGCATAACTGTCGTGCTGCTCGACCGCGACGTCCATGCGTTTCCCCGGCGCAGTAACTGGGATCTCGTCGGCATCGACAACCTGGCCGCCGGTTACATGATGGCCGACCACCTGCTGAAGCTCGGGTGCCGCAAGTTGTGTTTCTTTACCCGGCCCTATGCCGCGCCGACGGTGGATGCGCGCATCGCAGGGATTCGCGAGGCCCTCCTGCGCCACGGGGTGCGTCCGGAGGCGAAGTGGGTCATCGAAGGGAACCCGGAGGACCCCGCCGTCATCGCCGACATGATGGCCGGTAACCGCTGGGATGCCTGCATCTGCGGTAATGACAGGACGGCCGCCCAGGTCCTGCAAAGCCTGATGCGCCGGGGGGTCCGGGTGCCGGGAGATATTCGCCTGGCGGGCTTCGACGACGTTAAGTACGCGACGCTGATTGCCGTCCCGTTGACGACGGTTTACCAGCCGTGTGATGAAATCGCGACACTGGCCTTCGAGGCCATGTTGCGGCGGATGGATAATCCACTGGCCCCGGCCTGCTCCTTTGTTGCGACTCCGCGCCTGGTGGTAAGAGAGTCCTGCGGGACTTATACCGCCACGGACCGTGGCCCCGCCTGA